From Treponema sp. OMZ 787:
CAAATAAAAGATTTAAACCGTCACGGCTTTTTGGAAACGATAGCGTTCTTATGGAATCCCTTGTTCATAATATTTTGGAAGAAAACGGTATATATTGGGTATCCGTTTGGAATACCGGATTATTTAGAATTGATCCTAAAAACGGAAAGAGAGACCTTTTTTCATTTTCAAACAATAAAATATCTTGTTTATCAAACGAATTTTCTGATGATGTACTTTTGGTAGGCACCTGGGGAGGAGGCTTAATCAGTTTCGATAAAAATACATATACTTATTCCGAATATACTTCAAGGCAGCGTTCGTTCAATCTTTCAAACGATTTTATTTTTTCGATACATGTAGATAGTTACGGCTCATTATGGGTCGGCACAAACGGCGGCGGTGTAAACATTTATGATACTAAACGTATGTGGTCAAAACTGATATTGCTGCATGAAAATAAAGTAAGCGGACGGGAAAATTCGGTTTCTGATCTGAATAAGGATAAAAACGGAAACTTATGGATAAGTCTTTTAAATAACGGCATAACTTATTATGACTTAAACGCCGGAAAAAAGAAACACTACCGTCATTACAAATCTTCAGAATCGAAAATTATTTCTAATGCCGTGTTTAAATTTCACATAGATAAAAACGAAGATATATGGGTTGGTACTGATCTCGGATTATGCAAGTACGATAAAAAGCTGGATGCCTTTATCGGTGCCGATTTGTACAATAAAAACATAATTGAAGACGGAGAAAGAATCATATACAGCATTATAAGCGATGATAACGGATTTTTATGGATAGGCACTTATGATGGAGGTCTTATCAAATTCTCGCCTTCATCAGGAATTATAAAAAGGTATAAAAATGATCCTAAAAATCCTAATAGTTTGTGCAGTAACCTGATTTTTAGCCTGCTGATAGATTCATCTAACAGACTATGGGTAGGAACCAACAAGGGCCTTGCAGAATATATGCCCTCAACAGACGAATTTACTATATACAGATACGATGTCAATAACAAAAACGGAATTTCTTCTGACAGAATAACCTCATTATTTCAGAATATTTCAGGTAAGTTATGGGTAGGAACCAGTGACGGAGGTATAAATATACTCAATACCGAAACAAAGCAGATCTTAAATTATACTTCAACAGACGGTCTATCTTCAAATTTTATTACCGGTATGACCCATATGGACAATGATTCTGTCTGTGTTGCCGCAATAAAAGGTATGACAATATTTAATCGAAATACCGAAATTATATACAGTTATACTTTTTATAACCATGAAAGACGGTTTACGACAAATCCTGTTATTATTGGACAAGATTGCTTTGTCGGAACACAGGAAGGCGTTTTAGGTGTGGACATTAACTATCTTTTATCCTTTAAAAAACAGGAGGTGCCTGTAAAAATCAGAACAATAGGCGTAAACGGAAATAATACTCCTGCATTTAAAATAGATTTTAAAAAGACTTCCAAATACAAATATTCAGAAAATAATATAAGTTTTGAATTTGCATCTATGGATTTATCTCCGCTTTCAAGACCTTATTATGTGTTTATGCTTGAAGGTTTTGATAAAAACTGGATTAATGCCAATATGAAAAACTATGTGCAATACACCAACCTTGATTCCGGAAAATATACATTCAAAGTAAAAGATATATCGAACCCATATCCTGAACCGGCTTCTTTTACATTTATTATCGAAAAGCCTTTTTGGTTGTCAATGCCTATGTTTGCTGCCTATATTTTAGTTTTGGCGATTATGACATTTTTGGTTTTCAGGCTTCGTCAGCTTTTTCAATATAAAATAGCCAATAAAAAACTCCAAGAAGAACAAAAAGACCTTATATCTGCTAACGAACAGCTTACCGTTTTATCTACAGTTGACGAATTAACAGGTGTAGGCAACAGGAGGCTGTTGGACACTGTAGGAAAGGATTTATGGCGTAAGGGATTGGATAATAAACAGCAGGTCTCTTTAATCATGATAGATATAGATTTATTTAAACAATATAATGATTTATACGGGCATCAAGCCGGAGATAATGTTCTTAGAAGTGTAGCACAAACCTTACAAAAAAATCTTAGAGCAAAATATGATTTTGTAGGAAGATACGGAGGAGAGGAATTCTTAATTTTACTTTATAATAGCTCTGCCTGCGAAACAATGAAGATTGCCGAAAAACTTCGTATTGAGGTTAAAAATTTAAATATTGAACATTCGGCTGCGAAGAATAAGATTTTAACTATCAGTTTAGGTGCTTATACATCTGTACCAACCAATGAGCTTTCATACGAAACAATGCTTTCCTTTGCCGATACCGCCCTATATAATGCCAAAGCAAGCGGAAGAGATATATGCAAAATGTATACGGAGTAATAATTATAAAATCTTACACTTCCTATTGACCATTGCAAAAATAAGGTGTAGACTGTTTCTTATGAAAGATAAAATAATAGATGAAGCCATAAGGCGTGTACCTGATTTCCCTAAAAAAGGAATTCTTTTTTATGATATTACCGGCATCTTGGTCAATCCTAAAGTTTTTAGTTATTGCCTTGATAAGATGACGGAAATGTATAAGGATGAAAAGATAGATGCTATTGCTGCCATTGAGGCACGCGGCTTTATTTTTGCCGCCCCCCTTGCATATAAAATGGGAATACCTCTTATTTTAATTAGAAAAAAAGGAAAACTCCCCGGAGAAACATACTCTGCCTCATATGACCTTGAGTATGGACAGGCCGCTGTTGAAGTTCATAAAACCGATGTGGTAAAGGGTCAAAAAGTCCTTTTATTGGATGATTTGATAGCTACAGGAGGAACATTAAATGCTGCACGAACTATTATAGAAGAGGGCGGAGCTGAGGTAATCGGTTTTTGCGGGGTAGTGGGCTTACCGTTTTTAAATTATAACAAGGTTCTCAAGGATTTGCCTGTAAAAACCCTTATAGAATATGACAGCGAAAAAATTTAGCTCTATTTTTAAGATTTTTGATTTTTTTTTCTTGCATATTTTTTATTTATGTGATAAAATCTAATCGTTGTTTTGTAATTTTTATAAAACAGCTTTTAAAGTTAGGATTTATGCTTTATCTATAGTATTTGGAGTTATGATATGACTAAAACAAAAGGAAAGGTAGTCGGTATTAACGGTAACATGATAAGCGTTGCTTTTGAAGGCTTGGTTACCCTTAATGAAGTAGGCTATGTTGAAGTTGGTTCAAAAAAACTAAAAAGCGAGGTCATCCGTATTCGAGGTGATATAGCTCAGCTTCAAGTATTTGAAATTACAAAGGGAATAAAGGTTGGGGATGTTGTCGAATTCACAGGAGATCTTCTTTCTGTAGAGTTAGGTCCCGGTCTTTTAGGTCAGGTTTATGACGGACTGCAAAACCCTCTACCGGAGCTTGCAGAAAAAGCCGGCTATTTTTTGGAAAGAGGTATTTATCTAAATGCTCTTTCCCGCACAGCAAAATGGCATTTTACTCCTGTTGCTAAGGAAGGTGATGATCTTAAGCGTGCCGACTTGCTTGGAACCGTACCTGAAGGCAGTTTTACCCACCGCATCATGATTCCTTTTAATATGTACGGATCTTATAAATTAAAATCTATAAAACCTGAGGGCGATTATACTGTAGATGACACAATAGCCGAGGTTACCGATGAAAGAGGAAATGTAATTCCTCTTACCATGAGCTTTAAGTGGCCTGTAAAACGCCCGATTGATTGCTATGCAGAGCGTTTAAAGCCTACTGAAACATTGGTTACAAAGATGAGAACAATGGATACATTCTTCCCTGTTGCTAAGGGCGGAACTTATTGTATTCCCGGTCCCTTCGGTGCAGGAAAAACCGTTTTACAGCATGCTACCAGCCGAAATGCTGATGTCGACATAGTAATTATCGCAGCCTGCGGCGAGCGTGCTGGTGAGGTTGTAGAAACACTTACCGAATTCCCGGAGCTTAAAGACCCCAAAACAGGTCGAACCCTTATGGAAAGAACGATAATCATCTGTAACACTTCTTCGATGCCAGTTGCAGCCCGTGAAGCTTCAGTTTATACCGGTGTAACTCTTGCAGAATACTACCGCCAAATGGGATTGGATGTTCTTCTTCTTGCAGACTCTACAAGCCGCTGGGCTCAGGCTCTTCGAGAAATGTCGGGCCGCTTGGAAGAAATCCCTGGTGAAGAAGCCTTCCCTGCCTATCTTGAATCCTACATAGCTGCCTTCTACGAAAGAGCCGGTATTGTCCGCCTAAGCGACGGATCAAAGGGTTCCGTTACAATCGGAGGCACCGTATCGCCTGCGGGCGGTAACTTTGAAGAGCCTGTAACTCAGGCTACGCTAAAGGTTGTAGGTGCCTTCCACGGTCTTTCACGCGAACGATCCGATGCCCGAAAGTACCCCGCTATTCACCCGCTTGATTCCTGGTCAAAGTATCCGAGTGTTCTTCCTTCAGAACAAGTTAAGTACGGAAGAAGCTTTTTACGCCGAGGTACCGAGGTTGAGCAGATGATGAAGGTTGTAGGTGAAGAAGGAACAAGCATCGAAGACTTTATCATTTACTTAAAAGGCGACTTACTTGATGCCGTTTACTTACAGCAAAACTCCTTTGATAAGGTAGACGATGCAGTTTCGGTTGAGAGACAGCAGCATATATATAATATTTTGGTTGAGATTTTAGGTTCTTCATTCAAATTTATTTCTAAGGATGAAGCCCGCTCTTATTTCAGCAAACTTAAACTTATGTTTATCGACTATAACTACTCGCCTTGGGGCTCGGATGCATTTAAATCCCATGAAGACGGAATTAAAAAGCTCATCGCCGAAAAAGCGGATAGCTTAGAGGATAGAGCAAAAAAATTATTGAAGCAGGCGGTGTAAGATGAAAAAGGTATATAGCAAAATAGAATCGATTAACGGTTCGGTTATTACGGTTAAGGCCGACGGAGTTTCATACGGAGAATTAGCCGAGGTTCAAACCCGCTTTGGAGCCTCTCTTGCCGAAGTCAATAAGCTTGACGGAGACTTGGTTTCCTTGCAGGTTTTTGCAGGAGGACGCGGTGTTTCGACCGGAGACGAGGTCCGCTTCTTGGGTAAAGAAATGCAGGTAAGCTATTCCGAAGACTTACTCGGCCGAATATTTAACGGCTCAGGCGATCCCAGAGATTCAGGTCCCGCCTTAAAAGATAACATGATTCCTATAGGCGGTCCTTCGGTAAACCCCTCAAAGCGTATTCTTGCAAACAGAATGATCAGAACAGGTATTCCGATGATCGACGTATTTAATACCTTGGTCGTTTCTCAAAAGCTGCCCATATTTTCAAGCTCCGGCGAGCCTTACAACGAGCTTTTAGCCCGAATAGCCATGCAGGCAGAAGTAGATGTAATTATTTTGGGCGGAATGGGATTAAAATATGACGATTATCTTTATTTTAAAGACACCCTTGAAGAAGCAGGTGCTTTAAGCCGAACAGCCATGTTCGTTCATACGGCAGCTGACCCCACGGTTGAATGTCTTATGATTCCCGATATGTGTCTTGCTGTTGCGGAAAAATTCGCCATCGCAGGTAAGGACGTTTTGGTTCTTTTAACGGACATGACAAACTTTGCAGACGCAATGAAAGAAATTGCCATTATTCAGGAACAGGTTCCTTCAAACCGAGGTTACCCCGGAGACCTTTACAGCCAGCTTGCAGCCCGCTATGAAAAGGCTGTAGACTTTGCCGATGCAGGTTCGGTTACGGTCTTGGCCGTTACAACAATGCCGGGCGACGATGTAACACACCCCGTTCCCGATAATACAGGTTATATTACTGAAGGTCAATTCTATCTTAAAAACGGACGAATCGAACCCTTCGGAAGTCTTTCACGATTAAAGCAAAACGTAAACGGTAAGACAAGGGATGACCACCGAGCTCTTATGGACAACATGATTAAGCTCTATGCTTCATATAAAGACACCTTAGAGAAAAAATCCATGGGCTTTATGATGAGCGAATGGGACGAAAAACTT
This genomic window contains:
- a CDS encoding ligand-binding sensor domain-containing diguanylate cyclase, with the translated sequence MYNAHKKVILFLLVFFTFNLFADEDVFVFYSQPSSIASKFVTSISQDSYGRIWFGTKEGLGYYDGIKYKNYEYIPFSKDSIQSSQIQSLYKDPIKAKNGSDVFWLGTFDGVEMFNVDTETFTHFDMTNSIVFGFLRDSRGRLWIGSLDGLYILNEEDGSVVEFSQTSEFYIGNNGIANIYEDSNGQIFACTHGGLWEYDESNKRFKPSRLFGNDSVLMESLVHNILEENGIYWVSVWNTGLFRIDPKNGKRDLFSFSNNKISCLSNEFSDDVLLVGTWGGGLISFDKNTYTYSEYTSRQRSFNLSNDFIFSIHVDSYGSLWVGTNGGGVNIYDTKRMWSKLILLHENKVSGRENSVSDLNKDKNGNLWISLLNNGITYYDLNAGKKKHYRHYKSSESKIISNAVFKFHIDKNEDIWVGTDLGLCKYDKKLDAFIGADLYNKNIIEDGERIIYSIISDDNGFLWIGTYDGGLIKFSPSSGIIKRYKNDPKNPNSLCSNLIFSLLIDSSNRLWVGTNKGLAEYMPSTDEFTIYRYDVNNKNGISSDRITSLFQNISGKLWVGTSDGGINILNTETKQILNYTSTDGLSSNFITGMTHMDNDSVCVAAIKGMTIFNRNTEIIYSYTFYNHERRFTTNPVIIGQDCFVGTQEGVLGVDINYLLSFKKQEVPVKIRTIGVNGNNTPAFKIDFKKTSKYKYSENNISFEFASMDLSPLSRPYYVFMLEGFDKNWINANMKNYVQYTNLDSGKYTFKVKDISNPYPEPASFTFIIEKPFWLSMPMFAAYILVLAIMTFLVFRLRQLFQYKIANKKLQEEQKDLISANEQLTVLSTVDELTGVGNRRLLDTVGKDLWRKGLDNKQQVSLIMIDIDLFKQYNDLYGHQAGDNVLRSVAQTLQKNLRAKYDFVGRYGGEEFLILLYNSSACETMKIAEKLRIEVKNLNIEHSAAKNKILTISLGAYTSVPTNELSYETMLSFADTALYNAKASGRDICKMYTE
- a CDS encoding adenine phosphoribosyltransferase → MKDKIIDEAIRRVPDFPKKGILFYDITGILVNPKVFSYCLDKMTEMYKDEKIDAIAAIEARGFIFAAPLAYKMGIPLILIRKKGKLPGETYSASYDLEYGQAAVEVHKTDVVKGQKVLLLDDLIATGGTLNAARTIIEEGGAEVIGFCGVVGLPFLNYNKVLKDLPVKTLIEYDSEKI
- a CDS encoding V-type ATP synthase subunit A, coding for MTKTKGKVVGINGNMISVAFEGLVTLNEVGYVEVGSKKLKSEVIRIRGDIAQLQVFEITKGIKVGDVVEFTGDLLSVELGPGLLGQVYDGLQNPLPELAEKAGYFLERGIYLNALSRTAKWHFTPVAKEGDDLKRADLLGTVPEGSFTHRIMIPFNMYGSYKLKSIKPEGDYTVDDTIAEVTDERGNVIPLTMSFKWPVKRPIDCYAERLKPTETLVTKMRTMDTFFPVAKGGTYCIPGPFGAGKTVLQHATSRNADVDIVIIAACGERAGEVVETLTEFPELKDPKTGRTLMERTIIICNTSSMPVAAREASVYTGVTLAEYYRQMGLDVLLLADSTSRWAQALREMSGRLEEIPGEEAFPAYLESYIAAFYERAGIVRLSDGSKGSVTIGGTVSPAGGNFEEPVTQATLKVVGAFHGLSRERSDARKYPAIHPLDSWSKYPSVLPSEQVKYGRSFLRRGTEVEQMMKVVGEEGTSIEDFIIYLKGDLLDAVYLQQNSFDKVDDAVSVERQQHIYNILVEILGSSFKFISKDEARSYFSKLKLMFIDYNYSPWGSDAFKSHEDGIKKLIAEKADSLEDRAKKLLKQAV
- a CDS encoding V-type ATP synthase subunit B codes for the protein MKKVYSKIESINGSVITVKADGVSYGELAEVQTRFGASLAEVNKLDGDLVSLQVFAGGRGVSTGDEVRFLGKEMQVSYSEDLLGRIFNGSGDPRDSGPALKDNMIPIGGPSVNPSKRILANRMIRTGIPMIDVFNTLVVSQKLPIFSSSGEPYNELLARIAMQAEVDVIILGGMGLKYDDYLYFKDTLEEAGALSRTAMFVHTAADPTVECLMIPDMCLAVAEKFAIAGKDVLVLLTDMTNFADAMKEIAIIQEQVPSNRGYPGDLYSQLAARYEKAVDFADAGSVTVLAVTTMPGDDVTHPVPDNTGYITEGQFYLKNGRIEPFGSLSRLKQNVNGKTRDDHRALMDNMIKLYASYKDTLEKKSMGFMMSEWDEKLLKYGAKFESGMMDLSVNIPLEEALSLGWKILSECFTREETGIKSDLVNKYWPAN